The following proteins are co-located in the Pseudomonas antarctica genome:
- a CDS encoding DUF4197 domain-containing protein has protein sequence MLRNSLRLTALCAGLLLGANAMALSLGSLSQSDASGGLKDALTQGAQIAVKQLGVPGGFSNNPEVKIGLPGKLGKVADKLKMFGMGDQVTQLETSMNKAAETAVTQAQPILVNAVKNMSVTDAKGILTGGQDSATQYLNKSSREEIRAKFLPIVKAATDKVGVAQQYNALAGKAAAFGAVDAKSANVESYVTEQALDGLFKMIAQQEETIRKNPAAAATSLAKKVFGAL, from the coding sequence ATGCTCCGTAACTCCCTTCGCCTCACAGCCCTGTGCGCCGGCCTGCTGCTTGGCGCCAACGCCATGGCGCTGTCACTTGGCAGCCTGTCCCAGAGCGACGCCAGCGGCGGCCTCAAGGACGCACTGACCCAGGGCGCACAGATCGCCGTGAAACAACTGGGCGTACCCGGTGGTTTCAGCAACAACCCGGAAGTGAAAATCGGTCTGCCAGGCAAGCTCGGCAAAGTGGCCGACAAGCTGAAGATGTTCGGCATGGGTGATCAAGTCACACAGCTGGAAACCAGCATGAACAAGGCGGCTGAAACTGCCGTGACCCAGGCGCAACCGATTCTGGTCAATGCGGTAAAAAACATGAGCGTGACCGACGCCAAGGGCATCCTCACCGGTGGCCAGGACTCGGCGACTCAATACCTGAACAAAAGCAGCCGCGAAGAGATCCGCGCCAAGTTCCTGCCGATCGTCAAGGCCGCCACCGACAAGGTTGGCGTGGCACAGCAGTACAACGCCCTGGCGGGCAAGGCCGCGGCATTTGGCGCGGTTGATGCCAAAAGTGCCAACGTCGAAAGCTACGTGACCGAACAGGCGCTGGACGGCTTGTTCAAAATGATTGCGCAGCAGGAAGAAACCATTCGCAAGAACCCGGCGGCTGCGGCCACCAGCCTGGCGAAGAAGGTGT
- a CDS encoding YbaY family lipoprotein, whose translation MKKIILLGLTALLGACQSMNPAAKASLDGEVFYLQRIALPPAATLSVSLQDVSLMDAPAVTLAEQKGPVKGQVPLPFHLSYDPAHIKPGHTYSVSARIELDGKLLFITTERHAVQLNGQDPQPLRLRVDAVAH comes from the coding sequence ATGAAAAAGATCATCCTCCTCGGCCTGACCGCCCTGCTCGGAGCCTGCCAATCCATGAACCCCGCCGCCAAAGCCAGCCTCGACGGCGAAGTGTTCTACCTGCAACGCATTGCCCTGCCGCCCGCCGCCACCTTGAGCGTCAGCCTGCAGGACGTGTCCTTGATGGACGCCCCGGCCGTGACCCTCGCCGAACAGAAAGGCCCGGTAAAAGGCCAGGTGCCACTGCCGTTTCACCTGAGCTACGACCCGGCCCACATCAAGCCAGGGCACACTTACTCGGTGAGCGCTCGCATCGAGCTGGATGGCAAGCTACTGTTTATCACCACCGAACGGCACGCTGTGCAGCTTAATGGTCAAGACCCACAACCGCTGCGCCTGCGGGTGGATGCGGTCGCACACTGA
- the plsB gene encoding glycerol-3-phosphate 1-O-acyltransferase PlsB translates to MTRSPFRRLVFGTLRRLLYLWVRSETINQSSLTLNLDRSRPVFYVLQSPSLTELAVVDTECTKAGLPRPVLPVSVGPLIEPAAFFYLTPEPDWLGRQDKRGAPPTLTRLVNTLTEHAEENAQIIPVSVFWGQSPESESSPWKLLFADSWAVTGRLRRLLSILILGRKTRVQFSAPINLRELIEHNKGHERTVRMAQRILRVHFRNLKTAVIGPDLSHRRNLVKGLVNMPLVRQAISEEAEREKITPEKAKAQALRYGNEIASDYTYTAIRFLEVVLSWFWNKIYDGIKVNNIEGVQKVAQGYEVIYVPCHRSHIDYLLLSYLLFKNGLTPPHIAAGINLNMPVIGSLLRRGGAFFMRRTFKGNPLYTSVFNEYLHTLFTKGFPVEYFVEGGRSRTGRMLQPKTGMLAITLRSFLRSSRMPIVFVPVYIGYERVLEGRTYLGELRGASKKKESIFDIFKVVGALKQRFGQVAVNFGEPIKLAEFLDTEQPDWRSQELGPNYKPAWLNETTNRLGEQVARHLNEAAAVNPVNLVALALLSTTRLALDEQAMARQLDLYLALLRRVPYSPHTTLPEGDGMALIKHVKDMDLLSEQSDALGKILYLDEQNAVLMTYYRNNVLHIFALPALLASFFQSSSRMSREQILRYTRALYPYLQSELFIRWSLEELDAVVDQWLEAFVEQGLLRFENDVYLRPAPSSRHFVLLTLLSKSIAQTLQRFYMAISLLLNSGQNSISAEELEDLCTIMAQRLSILHGLNAPEFFDKSLFRHFIQTLLEQDVLRRDEAGKLSYHDLLGELAEGAAKRVLPADIRLSIRQVALHRVDGAAEAPVEPEPVKPEESR, encoded by the coding sequence ATGACCCGCTCCCCGTTCCGCCGTCTGGTGTTTGGCACCTTGCGCCGACTGTTGTACCTCTGGGTTCGCTCCGAGACGATCAACCAGTCGTCCCTAACCCTTAACCTCGACCGCAGCCGGCCGGTGTTCTACGTCCTGCAATCGCCCTCCCTCACCGAATTGGCCGTGGTCGATACCGAGTGCACCAAGGCCGGCCTGCCGCGCCCGGTGCTGCCGGTATCGGTAGGCCCGCTGATCGAACCCGCCGCATTCTTCTACCTCACGCCGGAGCCGGACTGGCTTGGCCGCCAGGACAAGCGCGGCGCGCCGCCGACCCTGACCCGGCTGGTCAACACCCTGACCGAACACGCCGAAGAGAATGCACAAATCATTCCCGTCAGCGTGTTCTGGGGGCAGTCGCCCGAGAGCGAGTCCAGCCCATGGAAACTGCTGTTTGCCGACAGCTGGGCCGTCACCGGCCGTCTACGCCGGCTGTTGAGCATCCTGATCCTGGGTCGCAAGACCCGCGTACAATTCTCCGCGCCTATCAACCTGCGTGAATTGATCGAGCACAATAAAGGTCACGAACGCACCGTGCGGATGGCCCAGCGCATCCTGCGTGTGCACTTTCGTAACCTGAAGACCGCCGTGATCGGTCCTGACCTGTCCCACCGCCGCAATTTGGTGAAGGGCCTGGTCAATATGCCGCTGGTGCGCCAAGCCATCAGTGAAGAGGCCGAACGCGAAAAAATCACCCCGGAAAAAGCCAAGGCCCAAGCCCTGCGCTACGGCAACGAGATCGCCTCGGACTACACCTACACCGCGATCCGCTTTCTCGAAGTGGTACTGAGCTGGTTCTGGAACAAGATCTACGACGGCATCAAGGTCAATAACATCGAGGGTGTGCAAAAGGTTGCCCAGGGTTATGAGGTGATCTACGTGCCTTGCCACCGTAGCCATATCGACTACCTGCTGCTCTCGTACCTGCTGTTCAAGAATGGCCTGACCCCGCCGCACATCGCCGCCGGCATCAACCTGAACATGCCGGTGATCGGCAGCCTGCTGCGCCGTGGCGGTGCGTTTTTCATGCGCCGCACCTTCAAGGGCAACCCGCTGTATACCTCGGTGTTCAACGAATACCTGCACACGCTGTTCACCAAGGGTTTCCCGGTGGAGTACTTCGTGGAAGGCGGGCGCTCGCGCACCGGGCGCATGCTGCAACCGAAAACCGGAATGCTGGCAATCACCCTGCGCAGCTTCCTGCGCTCTTCGCGCATGCCGATCGTGTTTGTGCCGGTGTATATCGGCTATGAGCGTGTGCTGGAAGGCCGCACTTACCTCGGCGAGCTGCGTGGCGCGAGCAAGAAGAAAGAATCGATCTTTGATATTTTCAAAGTGGTCGGCGCGCTCAAGCAGCGCTTTGGCCAAGTCGCGGTCAATTTCGGCGAACCGATCAAGCTGGCCGAGTTCCTCGACACCGAGCAACCTGACTGGCGCAGCCAGGAGCTGGGGCCGAACTACAAACCCGCCTGGCTCAACGAAACCACCAACCGCCTCGGTGAGCAGGTGGCGCGCCACTTGAACGAAGCCGCCGCAGTCAACCCGGTGAACCTGGTGGCGCTGGCGCTACTGTCCACCACCCGCCTGGCCCTGGACGAACAGGCCATGGCGCGTCAGTTGGACCTGTACCTCGCGCTGCTGCGCCGCGTGCCGTACTCGCCGCATACCACGTTGCCGGAAGGCGATGGCATGGCGTTGATCAAGCACGTCAAGGACATGGACCTGTTGTCCGAGCAAAGTGACGCCCTGGGCAAGATCCTGTACCTGGACGAGCAGAATGCCGTCCTGATGACCTATTACCGCAACAACGTACTGCACATCTTCGCCCTGCCCGCACTGCTGGCAAGCTTCTTCCAAAGCAGTTCGCGGATGAGTCGCGAACAAATCCTGCGTTACACCCGCGCGCTCTATCCATACCTGCAATCGGAGTTGTTTATCCGCTGGTCGCTGGAGGAGTTGGACGCGGTGGTCGACCAGTGGCTTGAGGCGTTTGTCGAGCAAGGCCTGCTGCGCTTCGAAAACGACGTCTACCTGCGCCCGGCCCCCAGTTCGCGGCACTTTGTGCTGCTGACGCTGCTGTCCAAGAGCATCGCCCAGACCCTGCAACGCTTCTACATGGCGATCTCGCTGCTGCTCAACAGCGGCCAGAACAGCATCAGCGCCGAGGAGCTGGAAGACCTGTGCACGATCATGGCCCAGCGCCTGTCGATCCTGCATGGCCTCAATGCCCCGGAGTTTTTCGACAAGAGCCTTTTCCGACATTTCATCCAGACTTTGCTGGAGCAAGATGTGCTGCGCCGCGATGAAGCCGGCAAGTTGAGCTACCACGACCTGCTCGGTGAACTGGCTGAAGGCGCAGCGAAGCGCGTGCTGCCAGCCGATATTCGCCTGTCGATCCGGCAGGTGGCGTTGCATCGCGTTGATGGCGCAGCCGAGGCGCCAGTCGAACCTGAGCCGGTCAAACCTGAAGAAAGCCGCTAG
- a CDS encoding cold-shock protein: protein MATRETGNVKWFNDAKGYGFIQREDGKDVFVHYRAIRGDGHRSLAEGQQVEYAVVTGEKGLQAEDVVGL from the coding sequence ATGGCAACGCGCGAAACCGGCAATGTGAAGTGGTTCAACGATGCAAAAGGCTATGGCTTTATTCAGCGTGAGGACGGCAAGGATGTGTTTGTGCACTACCGCGCCATTCGCGGTGATGGCCACCGTTCATTGGCCGAAGGCCAGCAGGTGGAGTACGCCGTGGTGACCGGCGAGAAGGGGTTGCAGGCGGAGGATGTGGTCGGCCTGTAA
- a CDS encoding putative RNA methyltransferase produces the protein MLACPICSAPLNAVDNGVACPVGHRFDRARQGYLNLLPVQHKNSRDPGDNLAMVEARRDFLNAGHYAPVAKRLAELAAERAPQRWVDIGCGEGYYTAQLAEALPDADGYALDISKEAVKRACKRNPALTWLIASMARVPLADASCQFLASVFSPLDWQEAKRLLSPGGGLMKVGPTAGHLMELRERLYDEVREYTDDKHLALVPDGMSLAHSETLAFTLSLAEPKDRANLLAMTPHGWRASAERRAEVIEAAEPLQVTVSMRYDYFVLQ, from the coding sequence ATGCTCGCTTGCCCCATTTGCAGCGCACCGCTCAACGCGGTGGACAATGGCGTGGCGTGCCCGGTCGGGCACCGTTTCGACCGTGCGCGCCAGGGTTACCTGAACCTGTTGCCGGTGCAGCACAAGAACAGCCGCGACCCGGGCGATAACCTGGCCATGGTCGAAGCACGCCGCGACTTCCTCAACGCCGGGCACTACGCCCCGGTGGCCAAGCGCCTGGCCGAACTGGCCGCCGAGCGTGCGCCACAGCGTTGGGTGGACATCGGCTGTGGCGAGGGTTACTACACCGCGCAACTCGCCGAAGCCCTGCCCGATGCCGACGGCTACGCGCTGGATATCTCCAAGGAAGCCGTCAAGCGCGCGTGCAAACGCAACCCGGCGCTGACCTGGTTGATCGCCAGCATGGCCCGCGTGCCGTTGGCCGATGCCAGCTGCCAGTTCCTCGCCAGCGTGTTCAGCCCATTGGACTGGCAGGAGGCCAAACGCCTGCTCAGCCCCGGTGGCGGCTTGATGAAGGTTGGCCCGACCGCGGGCCACCTGATGGAACTGCGCGAGCGCCTGTACGACGAAGTGCGTGAATACACCGACGACAAGCATTTGGCCCTGGTGCCGGACGGCATGAGCCTGGCCCACAGCGAAACCCTGGCGTTCACCCTGAGCCTGGCCGAACCCAAAGACCGCGCCAACCTGCTGGCGATGACGCCCCACGGCTGGCGCGCGAGTGCCGAGCGCCGCGCCGAAGTGATTGAGGCCGCCGAGCCGCTGCAGGTCACTGTGTCGATGCGCTACGATTATTTCGTGCTTCAATAA
- the dapE gene encoding succinyl-diaminopimelate desuccinylase, translated as MTAHADLSPTLQLAIDLIRRPSVTPIDADCQKLMMQRLGDAGFKLEPMRIEDVDNFWATHGNHEGPVLCFAGHTDVVPTGPVQAWQNDPFDALIDEDGMLCGRGAADMKGSLAAMLVASERFVTDYPDHNGSVAFLITSDEEGPAHHGTKAVIERLAARKERLDWCIVGEPSSTTLVGDVVKNGRRGSLGATLTVRGVQGHVAYPHLAKNPIHLAAPALAELAAEHWDDGNTFFPPTSFQISNLNSGTGATNVIPGDLTAVFNFRFSTESTVEGLQQRVAAILDKHGLDWHVEWALSGLPFLTEPGALLDAVSASIKAITGRETKASTSGGTSDGRFIATLGTQVVELGPVNATIHQVNERILASDLDVLTEIYYQTLIKLLA; from the coding sequence ATGACGGCCCATGCCGACCTTTCGCCGACCCTTCAACTCGCTATCGACCTGATCCGTCGCCCGTCGGTCACACCGATCGACGCCGACTGCCAGAAGCTGATGATGCAGCGCCTGGGCGACGCCGGTTTCAAGCTTGAGCCAATGCGCATCGAGGACGTGGACAACTTCTGGGCCACCCACGGCAACCATGAAGGCCCGGTGCTGTGCTTTGCCGGCCACACCGACGTGGTCCCGACCGGCCCGGTGCAGGCCTGGCAGAACGACCCGTTCGACGCGTTGATCGACGAAGACGGCATGCTTTGCGGCCGTGGTGCGGCAGACATGAAAGGCAGCCTGGCGGCAATGCTGGTGGCATCCGAGCGTTTCGTTACCGACTACCCGGACCACAATGGCTCGGTAGCCTTCCTGATCACCAGCGATGAAGAAGGCCCGGCGCACCATGGCACCAAGGCTGTGATCGAGCGGCTGGCGGCACGCAAGGAGCGCCTGGACTGGTGCATCGTCGGCGAACCGTCGAGCACGACCCTGGTGGGCGATGTGGTCAAGAACGGCCGTCGTGGCTCTCTCGGCGCCACCCTGACCGTGCGCGGTGTACAAGGCCACGTGGCGTATCCACACCTGGCGAAGAACCCGATCCACCTGGCCGCACCGGCCCTGGCCGAATTGGCCGCCGAGCATTGGGACGACGGCAATACCTTCTTCCCGCCGACCAGCTTCCAGATTTCCAACCTCAACTCCGGCACCGGCGCCACCAACGTGATCCCCGGTGACCTGACGGCGGTGTTCAATTTCCGCTTTTCCACTGAATCCACCGTGGAAGGCTTGCAACAGCGCGTTGCGGCGATCCTCGACAAACATGGCCTGGACTGGCACGTAGAGTGGGCGCTGTCAGGCCTGCCGTTCCTCACCGAACCGGGCGCGTTGCTGGATGCGGTATCGGCCAGCATCAAGGCAATTACCGGCCGCGAGACCAAGGCTTCCACCAGCGGCGGTACGTCCGACGGGCGTTTCATCGCCACGCTGGGCACCCAAGTGGTCGAGCTGGGCCCGGTCAACGCGACGATCCACCAGGTCAACGAACGTATCCTGGCCAGCGACCTCGACGTGCTGACCGAAATCTATTACCAAACCCTGATCAAGTTGCTCGCCTGA
- a CDS encoding glycosyltransferase — protein sequence MSSRKFGLNLVVVLAIAALFTGFWALINRPVTAPNWPEQISGFSYSPFQQGQFPQKDQYPSDEEMRRDLEIMSKLTDNIRTYSVDGTLGDIPKLAEEFGLRVTLGIWISPDLERNEREIQRAIELANSSRSVVRVVVGNEALFREEITPQALIVLLDRVRGAVKVPVTTSEQWHIWEKNPQLAKHVDLIAAHILPFWEFIPMDKAGQYVLDRARDLKKLFPKKPLLLSEVGWPSNGRMRGGNETSPADQAIYLRTLVNKLNRQGYNYFVIEAFDQPWKVSDEGSAGAYWGVYNAARQQKFNFEGPVVAIPQWRVLAIGSVVLALLSLTLLMIDGSALRQRGRTFLTFIAFLCGSVLVWIGYDYSQQYSTWFSVTVGILLALGALGVFIVLLTEAHELAEAVWTHKRRREFLPVEGDSDYRPKVSIHVPCYNEPPEMVKQTLDALAALDYPDYEVLIIDNNTKDPAVWEPVRDYCETLGPRFKFFHVSPLAGFKGGALNYLIPHTAKDAEVIAVIDSDYCVSPNWLKHMVPHFADPKIAVVQSPQDYRDQNESTFKKLCYAEYKGFFHIGMVTRNDRDAIIQHGTMTMTRRSVLEELGWADWCICEDAELGLRVFEKGLSAAYYHDSYGKGLMPDTFIDFKKQRFRWAYGAIQIIKRHTASLLRGKGTELTRGQRYHFLAGWLPWVADGMNIFFTVGALLWSAAMIIVPTRVDPPLLIFAIPPLALFVFKVGKIVFLYRRAVGVNLKDAFCAALAGLALSHTIAKAVLYGFFTTSIPFFRTPKNADNHGFWVAISEAREEMFIMLLLWGAALGIYLVQGLPSNDIRFWVVMLLVQSLPYVAALIMAFLSSLPKPAPKGEPATAE from the coding sequence ATGTCATCGCGTAAATTTGGACTCAACCTGGTGGTGGTGCTGGCAATTGCCGCGCTGTTCACCGGTTTCTGGGCGCTGATCAACCGCCCGGTCACTGCCCCCAACTGGCCCGAACAGATCTCCGGGTTTTCCTACTCGCCGTTCCAGCAAGGCCAGTTCCCGCAGAAAGACCAGTACCCAAGCGACGAAGAAATGCGTCGCGACCTCGAGATCATGAGCAAGCTGACGGACAACATCCGTACCTACTCGGTCGACGGCACCCTGGGGGATATCCCCAAGCTGGCCGAAGAGTTCGGTCTGCGCGTGACCCTGGGTATCTGGATCAGCCCGGACCTTGAACGTAACGAACGCGAAATCCAGCGCGCCATCGAACTGGCCAACAGTTCGCGCAGCGTCGTGCGGGTGGTGGTCGGTAACGAAGCGTTGTTCCGTGAAGAAATTACCCCGCAAGCGCTGATCGTGTTGCTCGATCGCGTGCGCGGCGCCGTGAAAGTACCGGTGACAACGTCCGAGCAATGGCACATCTGGGAAAAGAACCCGCAACTGGCCAAGCACGTCGACCTGATTGCCGCGCACATCCTGCCGTTCTGGGAATTTATTCCGATGGACAAGGCCGGCCAGTACGTACTCGACCGCGCCAGGGACCTGAAGAAATTGTTCCCGAAAAAACCACTGCTGCTGTCGGAGGTTGGCTGGCCGAGCAACGGGCGCATGCGTGGGGGTAATGAAACGTCCCCGGCAGACCAGGCGATTTACCTGCGCACGCTGGTGAACAAGCTGAACCGCCAGGGCTACAACTACTTCGTGATCGAGGCCTTCGACCAGCCGTGGAAAGTCAGCGACGAAGGTTCAGCCGGTGCTTACTGGGGTGTGTACAACGCCGCGCGCCAGCAGAAATTCAACTTTGAAGGCCCTGTGGTCGCGATCCCGCAATGGCGCGTGCTGGCCATCGGCTCGGTGGTGCTCGCGCTGCTGTCGCTGACCTTGCTGATGATCGACGGCTCGGCCCTGCGCCAGCGTGGCCGGACCTTCCTGACCTTTATCGCCTTCCTGTGCGGGTCGGTGCTGGTGTGGATCGGCTACGACTACAGCCAGCAATACAGCACCTGGTTCAGTGTGACTGTCGGGATCTTGCTGGCACTCGGCGCGCTGGGCGTGTTTATCGTGTTGCTGACCGAAGCCCACGAATTGGCGGAAGCGGTATGGACTCACAAACGCCGGCGTGAATTCCTGCCGGTCGAAGGGGATTCGGACTACCGCCCGAAAGTGTCGATCCATGTGCCGTGCTACAACGAGCCGCCGGAGATGGTCAAACAGACCCTCGACGCCCTGGCCGCCCTGGATTACCCGGACTACGAAGTCCTGATCATCGACAACAACACCAAGGACCCAGCCGTTTGGGAACCGGTGCGCGATTATTGCGAAACCCTCGGGCCGCGCTTCAAGTTCTTCCACGTTTCGCCCCTGGCCGGTTTCAAGGGCGGCGCGCTGAACTACTTGATCCCGCATACCGCCAAGGATGCCGAAGTGATTGCGGTGATCGACTCGGACTACTGCGTGTCGCCGAACTGGCTCAAGCACATGGTGCCGCACTTCGCCGACCCGAAAATTGCCGTGGTGCAGTCGCCGCAGGATTACCGCGACCAGAACGAAAGCACCTTCAAGAAGCTCTGCTACGCGGAATACAAAGGCTTCTTCCATATCGGCATGGTCACCCGTAACGACCGTGACGCGATCATCCAGCACGGCACCATGACCATGACCCGTCGCTCGGTGCTCGAAGAACTCGGCTGGGCCGACTGGTGCATCTGTGAAGACGCCGAACTGGGCCTGCGCGTATTCGAGAAAGGTCTGTCGGCGGCGTATTACCACGACAGCTACGGTAAAGGCCTGATGCCGGACACCTTTATCGACTTCAAGAAACAGCGTTTCCGCTGGGCCTACGGGGCGATTCAGATCATCAAGCGTCACACCGCCAGCCTCTTGCGCGGTAAGGGCACCGAGCTGACCCGTGGCCAGCGCTACCACTTCCTCGCGGGCTGGTTGCCGTGGGTGGCGGACGGCATGAACATCTTCTTCACCGTCGGCGCCTTGTTGTGGTCCGCGGCGATGATCATCGTGCCGACCCGTGTCGATCCGCCGCTGCTGATTTTCGCGATTCCACCCTTGGCGCTGTTCGTGTTCAAGGTGGGCAAGATCGTCTTCCTGTACCGCCGTGCAGTCGGTGTGAACCTCAAGGACGCGTTCTGCGCGGCCCTGGCCGGGTTGGCGTTGTCTCACACCATCGCCAAGGCGGTGCTGTATGGTTTCTTCACCACCAGTATTCCGTTCTTTCGTACACCGAAAAACGCGGATAACCACGGCTTCTGGGTAGCCATTTCCGAAGCCCGCGAAGAAATGTTCATCATGCTGCTGTTGTGGGGCGCGGCGCTGGGGATCTACCTGGTGCAGGGCCTGCCGAGCAATGACATTCGCTTCTGGGTGGTAATGCTGCTGGTGCAATCGCTGCCGTACGTGGCGGCGTTGATCATGGCGTTCCTCTCGTCGCTGCCAAAACCGGCGCCGAAGGGTGAGCCGGCAACGGCAGAGTAA
- the tcdA gene encoding tRNA cyclic N6-threonylcarbamoyladenosine(37) synthase TcdA, which yields MSTEDPRFAGVARLYGIEGLERLKAAHVAIVGVGGVGSWAAEAIARCGVGEISLFDLDDVCVSNSNRQLHALDSTVGKPKVEVMAERLRGINPDCTVHAVADFVTRDTMAEYITPNIDCVIDCIDAVNAKAALIAWCKRRKIQIITTGGAGGQIDPTLIQVCDLNRTFNDPLASKVRSTLRRDYGFSRTVTRHYSVPCVFSTEQLRYPKPDGSICLQKSFVGDGVKLDCAGGFGAVMMVTATFGMVAATKAVDKIVAGVRRPSERVKPT from the coding sequence ATGAGCACAGAAGATCCGCGGTTTGCAGGCGTCGCCCGCTTGTATGGCATTGAAGGCCTGGAACGCTTGAAAGCGGCCCATGTGGCGATCGTCGGCGTCGGCGGCGTAGGGTCCTGGGCGGCGGAAGCCATTGCCCGCTGCGGGGTGGGCGAGATTTCGCTGTTTGACCTGGACGATGTCTGCGTCAGCAACAGCAACCGCCAGTTGCACGCGCTGGACAGCACCGTGGGCAAGCCCAAGGTCGAAGTGATGGCCGAGCGCCTGCGCGGCATCAACCCGGACTGCACGGTGCATGCGGTGGCGGACTTCGTCACGCGCGACACCATGGCCGAGTACATCACCCCGAATATCGATTGCGTGATCGACTGCATCGACGCCGTCAACGCCAAGGCGGCGCTGATTGCCTGGTGCAAGCGCCGCAAGATCCAGATCATCACCACCGGCGGCGCGGGCGGGCAGATCGACCCGACGCTGATCCAGGTCTGCGACTTGAACCGTACCTTCAACGACCCGTTGGCGTCGAAAGTGCGCTCCACGCTGCGCCGCGATTACGGTTTCTCCCGCACCGTGACCCGCCATTACAGCGTGCCCTGCGTGTTTTCCACCGAGCAGCTGCGCTATCCCAAGCCGGACGGCAGCATCTGTTTGCAGAAAAGTTTTGTCGGTGACGGCGTGAAGCTGGACTGCGCCGGTGGGTTTGGCGCGGTGATGATGGTGACGGCCACCTTCGGCATGGTGGCGGCGACCAAGGCAGTCGACAAGATTGTGGCCGGGGTGCGCAGGCCGTCCGAGCGGGTCAAGCCCACCTGA
- a CDS encoding SufE family protein has protein sequence MSLPVEAVSALESFQAVGSWEQRARMLMQWGERLPALADADKVDANLVQGCESLVWLVGHLQAGHWQFAASSEARMIRGLVALLLARVNGLSAAELQAVDLPDWFAQLGLSRQLSPSRSNGLNAVLQRMRELSRTQN, from the coding sequence ATGAGCTTGCCGGTGGAGGCCGTCAGCGCGCTTGAGTCGTTTCAAGCCGTAGGCAGCTGGGAGCAACGCGCCCGGATGCTGATGCAATGGGGCGAGCGCTTGCCGGCTTTGGCGGATGCGGACAAGGTCGACGCCAACCTCGTGCAGGGCTGCGAAAGCCTGGTGTGGTTGGTCGGCCACTTGCAGGCCGGTCACTGGCAGTTTGCCGCGAGCAGCGAGGCGCGGATGATTCGTGGGTTGGTGGCGTTGCTGCTGGCGCGGGTCAATGGGCTGTCGGCGGCCGAGTTGCAGGCGGTCGACCTGCCTGACTGGTTTGCACAGTTGGGGCTGTCGCGACAGTTGTCGCCGTCGCGCAGTAATGGCTTGAATGCCGTTCTGCAGCGGATGCGGGAATTAAGCCGTACACAGAACTAA